TGAGTTATAGTGCAAGTAGGAGGAATGCACCATACCTACAACAACGTTACTAAGATGCAATTGTGAAGTAACAAACTGGTCCATCTGTTCCATTTGTGTTAGTTCTATGGTACAGAACGCCTTGGTGCTGAGTCATACTGTCAGTTAAAAGCCATTGAAACTGACTGACATGTACACTGATAGGGCATGTCAATGTGTCCTGACGGCGCTGTGCTAGTTTCTGTAAATTAGTAACACTGGGTCAAACAATAAATTAGTCCTAACAGAAATCGCAAAGTCACTTATCCTGCTCAGTTGTATCATCTGGCCACTACACACTGCATTGATAGCCACCACCTTTGCTCCTTAAACTGAtgatgttttttgcttttacttatTGTATGTCTTTAGTTAAGGgatgtttttttgggggggtgctTCCTCCACATTGTGATGTACACATATGCAATACTGTTGATGTGTTCCTTCTTCTGTCAATATATCACAAAGAGTAAAACCATACCATTAAGACTGTCATGCATTAGGTGGAGTTCTGGAACCAAATGCAGGTAAATGGGAAGTTAAAGTTTGACAAGGCTTACTAACTCAAAAGAACAGTTAAAAGAGCTGGCAAAACTTGAAGAAACAAAAGACTTAACAAGAAAACAAGTGAGACGCTAATCAAGAGGACAACATGAAATGAGGTACTGTAAGTAGCTACACTCTCTTATCTTAAGAGTAATACAAAATTAGGTAAATCACTTCAACTGGTAACTGAGTCAGGTAAGTAACCTGCACAGGTAACTGCTAACCAAATTAGGGGGCAGAGGGGACCaagggacaaaacaaaaatatattccaAGACAAGGATCATGACAGTTACAGAATTTGTTCCGGCACTTTTCCTGAGTATGATTTTAAATATATCATTTTATGTGCCTAAAGTAGTGAATAGAAGTATGTGTACATGCAATGGTCACAAAGCAGAATGAAAGGCAGCCTAACATCAATGGAGATGATGAAACCGGCTAGTCACAACAATCGTGCAAAAACGTTGGACAggtgtttattttgtctccatTTACTCAGCTGTCTCTCATACCTTCAGATTCTCTTAGCTTCTCACAGCTTTGTGTGAAACCACACTGGAACTGACATTTACTGGCCTATTTAAAACTTCAATGGCCTTTGGCTTTAGTAATCTTTTAAGTGATCACCTATCTGCACAACCTATATGCTGACAACACAATCTCAGCCGGGGCTTTGGACTTTGAGGTGGTTTACAGATCTATGGAAACTGTTAAATACTTTACTGTCTCTTTAATGCACTATTACACAATAATTGACCCCTCACCTAAAGCTGGGTGACACGTTTTAAAAAGTACTGAAATGTGTCTCCAGTAGGATTTGGTGAGGTGCCTGAAGCTTTAAGCCATTGGCTagtagatttttatttacataaacacactaTCTTTTAGGGTTCTTCACGTCCTACACTTCTGCAGTATGAAGCTCACAAATTCATTTTCCCCTGTCAGCCGGACAAGCTAAAATCCCCTTTTTAACTTGGTTGTACTCTGTTTTTTTTGGCCTGTCCTGAATTGAAGCACAGTTTCTCAGAAATTGTCCCACTGATAGATATTGAAATTAGCCCTTTGTAGCTTTAATTGTGTAGATATTGCAAAAACATGCTGGACACCAACCAGAGTCCCACCCTCTGTCCTATTTATCTTCCCCTTTCTCTGCTCcgaaagtaaaaacagaattgcACAATGTACTTGGATATGCTGCATGTTGCACACTGCACCATATTATATAATTCAATTTGGTTTTACAATTCAAATATCTACAGGCTTGACATATGTTACCCAGCTGTAATAAAGAGTTACACTTTCTCCTCACACTATTCTCTTGAATTTATTCTCTGGAATTTGTCAAACTACCAgacattttccatgaaaaagTGTTTGCATCCTGTCATGAGGGGATGTCATGCACTGTGACTTTTTAACTTGTGAAAAGTGTAGGCATCAGCATACAGCTGTGACTGAACTTTGTCCTCTTTTTTCAGATAGAAAAACAACAGGCAGAGTATAAAAGGGGGGAGCAGTGGGGGAAGAAACTTGTTTTGTTCAGGGAGTTGCAGAAACACAGAACTGAGCAGACAGAAGGAGGCCTTTTAACCAAAAGGTATGTGACTAAATTCATTATCTTTTATCCAGCTGCTTTCAATGTAgtgcacacagaaaagaaaaatctatttattgattttctctttttgaacTACAGAATGTTACCATGTATCTAACATAGTAACATTGTGTAACATTCATAAATCTTATGGCATATAACCCGTTGGTATTTCGCAACACAGTAGTGTATTTGATctctttaaaaaagtaaatgcttTTATAGAGTGCACAGTATATCACTCTAGATCAATTTAACCAGCCACTGAGCACTATCTACATTTGTGACTTTTGTTGCATGTAGTAACATGTTGCAGAACGTCTAAACTTGCTGTCAACGATCAAACGTCCTTCCCGATAGTCCCgtttctttgtatttactgtGCTTATCGGTGAGCCTCAATGCATATCAAAACCGTATGAAAACAAATTTAGGAACTTCAAATAAAGCCCTCTGCTCAATCTAGTAGTTGCAAGTCCGCTCAACATTTCAGTGAAAAGAAGTAACAACTCAGGACAATTTGGAGAATGTAGCCTGtggtttaaaaacacatcagaaatCTAATCTTTTGCTCCCCCCATTTTTCAACTTCTGTCTCCCAccatcactttcttttcttcctttgtgcTGCGCAGTTTGAGGCAGTGAGGGGCCACCACTGGGATGTGGGCGTGCCTCAGCCTCCTCCTCACTCTCTGCCTGCTCCATGGGGGCGGAGCAGAGAGTGATGGAGGTGGGTCTCGCTGTCAACTGCCGCCAGCCTGGACTATAGGAGAGGTGGAGCCGATGACGGGCGCAATGGGTCGTGTGACCGTGGTGGCGCTTCTTCAGGCCAGTTGACTGTTCTGTCTGGTGCAGGCATCCAGGTATTTTTCTCATCATATGTTAGCCAGTGTCCTCTTGTACTGTCATTTTgtacataaaaaacaatgaatgactCCATTAAGTGGTAAAGAAATGATAATAGAAAACagcttacattacattttatgatCTACATAAATAACTGTCAAGTTAGTATCAACTGCTACTTGTTATGCAACCATTATGAGAGGTTTACATGAAGCACACCCTGGTAATTTATTAAGCAAATTTTTCAGAAAAGCTTTATTAACAAGATTACTTTCTTACTTGGTAGCTTATTTTAAACCTAATGGATTCTGAACTTCCCTTCTCTGAACAGAATAGACAGCCTGCGCCACAAGCTGGAGAGTCGGGGTCTGAAGAATGTGGTTTACATGGTCGTTAACCACCAGGGGGAGCAAGCACAGCGCCTGCACGCTGTGCTGGCCCAGAGACTGTCGGGGAACATCACCTTGTACCAACAGGACAGTCAGCAGCCTGACATCTGGAAGACACTGAGCGGACAAAAAGATGACTTTCTCGTTTATGACAGGTTTGTTTATTGTAATGGATAGTTCATTCaggctttatttattatttactttaccTCACAAggcttttttattcttttgccaTCAGATGTGGTCGTCTAACCCACCACATTTCTCTTCCATACTCTATCATTGGACAAGGCCATATTGAGAATGCTATCAAAGAAACCTACTGTAAACGCATCTGTGGGGACTGCATACATGAGGTATAGAACACACATAACTGCTCAAGATTACATTCAAAATCCTTAAATAAGTGCAGGATGTGAAATCTTTTCCATTCCACCTTCTGATTTTTCTAGAGTGCTGAGAGCTTAGAggagtgcagagagacatcagcTGCACAGCCTGGAGCAGACGGGACCACGACAGTAGAGGAAGACACTCCACATGGTCACAGTCATGATCATGGTTATGGGCATCACCATGGTCATCATCATGGCCACCATGGGGATAATAATGCTCACCCCCATGGCTTTGGACATGGCCGAGATCACAACCATGGTCATCACCATGGAAACCATGATGTTGCTGGCCATGGTCATGACCATGGACAAAGTCAGCATGCTGTTAGACACCATGAGCAAGATGATGGGCTGTCTCAAAGGCAACACCCTCTAGATTTAGGTCAGATGCAGCAAGCAGTCCACGTGCATGAGATTCCACAGCAGGCACATGCAACCCATGTTAGGCCTTGAGTATCAGAGAAGGTCAGGTGAAAGTTAAAGCACAGCTGACAGTGGACAGCAGGCTCTGAAAATGACGCCTCTCCTAAGGTCAGCTGATGCTGACACTGACGACGGCTGTTTGGGGATGAAGTCAGTGAGCAGCCAGTCGGTCTCTGACACTGTGATGAGGCGCTACCCGCCTCCTGACACTGACAGGGACTGACAGGCGATGCAGCCAATAATGTTAGGGAGACCTGACAGTGACGCTCGCCTCCTGCTGACTGACTGCAGCCTCAGCCAGCCCAGTGAGCCTGACCCCCAGGTGTTGTGAACTGACAATGAGACCAGCTGTAAGCTGACTCTGACATCAGTCTCAACAGCAGCCAGCAACTCTGGGGCCAAGTGCTCTATTTACCAACAAGTATTACCCTGGGAGAGGATGAGATCGTCCCTGACAGGACTATGGGATAGGTGAACAAGTTCAGTCAAACATCACAGTGATTAggataaaataaacacatccaCTAAAGCGTGTATGTGTAATTATTACTTGAAACGTGTTGGAACTATCAACAAAATTTGATGGTGTCTTATAGAATATAGTGTATACTGTGGTTCACCTGTCTCAGCATGTCTGTCAGGGTGTGGCTCTCATCCTCTAACAggagtgtatgtgtttattatgttcATCAACTTCCTCCTCCATTTGGCTCTCTCCATCCTTTATGAAACCAGGCACAGAAACTATGCTCTAGTGGTGTCTGTATGAAATCCGGcaggagagaggggagagggtTGTTTAGGAACATGATATTTCAAAGGTTAGTATGAAGGGATATTTGAGAAAAACTAATCTGCAAATAGGCTACAAAAACTAACAATTAAGTAAGAGTAGATACTTTTACAGTACATGAGATTCTGTGAATTGAATCAATTATTAGATAGGTTGAGCAACTATAATGACAGTAACCATGAATGTCTTCCcttttttgttcttcatttcAGACTTGTTTATAAAATCGAAACAACTAAAGATATCTCAGGTgtatctttttcttctttcaatttgcacattttaaatgttgagtATTTGGCATTCCTGGTTTGGATTTACCAGATTTTCTATAAAGGCTACTAATTGCACACATTTTCATAAGGCttctttagaaaataaatatacatagcTTAATTGTTAAGGAAAAATTGGAGGGGAAACGAGAGTAAAGCTACAAATGACTGGTTGAATACACTCTGTATTTAATGATGGTTTGTGTGGAAAGATTGCAGTCACCCTGAAAACCTGATGCCTGCACAGAGAACTGTATTGTGTTATATTTGTCCAACACGGAAAAGTGAGAGTTGAATAAAGATGATTGAGTTACACTTTTTAGTCTATGTGTGTTCCTCCCAAAGGTAAAACATAAAAGAGGTGTGTATTTAGACATATTTCCTGTAGAAGAAGGATTGTGTCTAAAAGATCTTTTTAACATGTTCTATTTTAGGTAAAGGGTGCAATGAAACTGCTTTGACCATATTTATCAGTAGATGGTGATAAAGGTCTAAACAACAAACCGCCTCCACCACACTCAGCAGCTATCTGATGAGTGTACTGATGGGGCTTCTCCTCTTCACTGACCACATTGTTTGACAACTCCAGTCAAATAAGCTGAAAACCAAGTGCCTCTTCACTTTTTCAGTATAATTAATAACTTTAGCATTTTTAATGATCATGCATACTTGTTGTCCTCTGTCACCCATATACAAACACTTCCATATTCAAATCCAGTAGTTTAAACTATCCTGATTTTACATGGACATGAGGATTTCCCTCCCAAAAATGAAGGGAGCCAACGgcatgcaaataaataaacagttttaataagcaaaaataacagctactaaattacatttaaaatacaaacatggcTTTGAATCAGTAGCTAAGAGAAACACTTGATAAGCCAATTTCTCCGGTGGAATGTTGTGATTCCTGCATGCACGTTATACTGTAGGTCTCATGTTCAGTACCAGCTTGAAATATTTGCAGGAGTATTCTggatgatgaaaataaagaaatgcttTGACTTAACCTCAGATAAAACTTAGATGCTGTACATGCCCAGCCCCAGCCACACAACAGTTAAGTTAACAGCAGCTCTCGAcaattgtgtgttttccttAAGCCTGAGCATCCACGTGTTAGACACTGCCTTTAATTTAATCAGCACATTAAAGACGTTGTTTTTAACATGTAGCTAAAACTCTATATTTTCATTAATTCACACTTTTGTGTAGTTTAGAATTtattatttgactttattttaagGCCTGCCACATGCTAGTACTTAAGAGTTAGAGTTTAAAGCTAGAACAATTAACCACAT
This window of the Channa argus isolate prfri chromosome 11, Channa argus male v1.0, whole genome shotgun sequence genome carries:
- the selenop gene encoding selenoprotein Pa isoform X1, which gives rise to MWACLSLLLTLCLLHGGGAESDGGGSRCQLPPAWTIGEVEPMTGAMGRVTVVALLQASULFCLVQASRIDSLRHKLESRGLKNVVYMVVNHQGEQAQRLHAVLAQRLSGNITLYQQDSQQPDIWKTLSGQKDDFLVYDRCGRLTHHISLPYSIIGQGHIENAIKETYCKRICGDCIHESAESLEECRETSAAQPGADGTTTVEEDTPHGHSHDHGYGHHHGHHHGHHGDNNAHPHGFGHGRDHNHGHHHGNHDVAGHGHDHGQSQHAVRHHEQDDGLSQRQHPLDLGQMQQAVHVHEIPQQAHATHVRPUVSEKVRUKLKHSUQWTAGSENDASPKVSUCUHURRLFGDEVSEQPVGLUHCDEALPASUHUQGLTGDAANNVRETUQURSPPADULQPQPAQUAUPPGVVN
- the selenop gene encoding selenoprotein Pa isoform X2, with protein sequence MWACLSLLLTLCLLHGGGAESDGGGSRCQLPPAWTIGEVEPMTGAMGRVTVVALLQASULFCLVQASRIDSLRHKLESRGLKNVVYMVVNHQGEQAQRLHAVLAQRLSGNITLYQQDSQQPDIWKTLSGQKDDFLVYDRCGRLTHHISLPYSIIGQGHIENAIKETYCKRICGDCIHESAESLEECRETSAAQPGADGTTTVEEDTPHGHSHDHGYGHHHGHHHGHHGDNNAHPHGFGHGRDHNHGHHHGNHDVAGHGHDHGQSQHAVRHHEQDDGLSQRQHPLDLGQMQQAVHVHEIPQQAHATHVRPUVSEKVRUKLKHSUQWTAGSENDASPKVSUCUHURRLFGDEVSEQPVGLUHCDEALPASUHUQGLTGDAANNVRETUQURSPPADULQPQPAQ
- the selenop gene encoding selenoprotein Pa isoform X3, whose translation is MWACLSLLLTLCLLHGGGAESDGGGSRCQLPPAWTIGEVEPMTGAMGRVTVVALLQASULFCLVQASRIDSLRHKLESRGLKNVVYMVVNHQGEQAQRLHAVLAQRLSGNITLYQQDSQQPDIWKTLSGQKDDFLVYDRCGRLTHHISLPYSIIGQGHIENAIKETYCKRICGDCIHESAESLEECRETSAAQPGADGTTTVEEDTPHGHSHDHGYGHHHGHHHGHHGDNNAHPHGFGHGRDHNHGHHHGNHDVAGHGHDHGQSQHAVRHHEQDDGLSQRQHPLDLGQMQQAVHVHEIPQQAHATHVRPUVSEKVRUKLKHSUQWTAGSENDASPKVSUCUHURRLFGDEVSEQPVGLUHCDEALPASUHUQGLTGDAANNVRET